In Candidatus Zixiibacteriota bacterium, the following are encoded in one genomic region:
- a CDS encoding phosphate ABC transporter substrate-binding protein has translation MRRLIVAALAAATVAVPALAGNITIKGSDTMVRLGQRLAEEYMKKFPKSVIQVSGGGSGTGIAALLNNSTDICMASRDMKPAEYSLAKSKGIDVKRYSICLDGIAIFLHNSNPVNELTLAQLKAVYTGEVTNWKNLGGKDAPIVLYGRENNSGTYVYFREHVLKDEDYSERCQTLPGTASVVNAITKDPNGIGYGGIAWATTVKHAGVKINDTTAAVQPESEAVSNGSYPISRELYFFTRGVPTGETKDFINWALSPEGQKVAELVDYIPLHAEAAAANMIK, from the coding sequence ATGAGAAGACTGATTGTCGCCGCCCTGGCCGCCGCCACTGTCGCCGTTCCGGCGCTGGCCGGCAATATCACCATCAAAGGTTCCGACACGATGGTGCGTCTTGGCCAGAGATTGGCGGAAGAATACATGAAGAAGTTCCCCAAGAGTGTAATCCAGGTTTCCGGCGGCGGCTCGGGGACCGGGATCGCGGCGCTGCTCAACAATTCGACCGATATCTGCATGGCCTCGCGCGACATGAAACCGGCCGAGTACAGCCTTGCCAAGAGCAAGGGGATCGATGTCAAACGCTACTCCATCTGTCTGGACGGCATCGCCATCTTCCTGCACAACAGCAATCCGGTCAATGAATTGACGCTGGCGCAGCTCAAAGCCGTCTACACCGGCGAGGTCACCAATTGGAAGAATCTCGGCGGCAAGGATGCCCCCATTGTCTTGTACGGCCGCGAAAACAACTCCGGCACCTACGTCTATTTCCGCGAGCATGTCCTCAAGGATGAAGACTACTCGGAGCGATGTCAGACTTTGCCGGGCACGGCATCCGTCGTGAATGCCATCACCAAGGATCCTAACGGTATCGGCTACGGCGGTATCGCCTGGGCGACCACGGTCAAGCATGCCGGCGTCAAGATCAATGATACCACGGCAGCGGTTCAGCCGGAGAGTGAAGCGGTTTCCAACGGCTCCTATCCGATCTCGCGGGAACTCTACTTCTTCACGCGCGGCGTTCCCACCGGCGAAACGAAGGACTTCATCAATTGGGCACTCTCGCCGGAGGGCCAGAAGGTGGCCGAACTGGTCGACTACATCCCGCTCCACGCCGAAGCGGCGGCCGCGAACATGATTAAGTAG